In one window of Leptospira hartskeerlii DNA:
- a CDS encoding PP2C family protein-serine/threonine phosphatase, which yields MKKAITFLILIFLPFIFSGCSESSVKLEHPAIVQGVLELKNYDLEEQGPILLSGLWKFRWLYWKSSGLENQNSYEIVSVPSSWNGKNGSRLGEGYGTYELNVKLNRNYGELAFALQEQSSSYFLYVNGKLIASCGEVEFPSHSDITIFEVKPAWCNQLVKFTPDGDDLKIDMQIANKDHRLGGFWAPIRFGTSSSLEKTWNAERFLDLFLAGGLFCIGLLHLIYAVVRRGESASIYFGTFCVIMAARGLFSGTRIISEYIDFLKYQHYVRIEYVTFYLAIPVFLSYILSVFPRELKRILVDLVWWIAIGACLVVLVFPVRIFTFTITIYYLVAFLAGTLGLFSLTKAALRRRKGALIILAGFVFVYAAMIHDILYATFYLDTGYFTNIGAFVFIVAQSVFLSIRSSESLDRLLDLSRNLERRVEERTKQLRNALRLIQNDLNVAREVQKGLLNLEEVTEKKIGKIKFGILHKPLAEVGGDLYDIAELPDGKIRIFLADATGHGIQAALITILIRSVYEDFRLKEESPGKLLSAIGSQFHGKYGNVSTFFSASILEISPDGKKLTLSLAGSPPVLVKNEDEEHIIECENPLVGLLENFHFEDKEIILTPGFRILCFTDGLTESSRLPGDFYGIERVLASVRTGDSQNLEELLNSIQEDLFRFLGSSEPKDDILVLGIEGQRS from the coding sequence ATGAAAAAGGCCATCACCTTCTTAATCCTAATCTTTCTCCCATTCATCTTTTCGGGATGTTCCGAATCTTCTGTAAAACTAGAACATCCCGCTATCGTCCAGGGAGTCCTTGAGTTAAAAAATTATGATCTAGAAGAACAAGGTCCAATTTTACTTTCCGGACTTTGGAAATTCAGATGGTTGTATTGGAAAAGTTCAGGATTAGAAAACCAGAATTCGTACGAGATAGTTAGCGTACCTTCTTCTTGGAATGGGAAAAACGGATCCAGATTGGGAGAAGGTTACGGAACCTACGAACTTAACGTAAAACTAAATCGAAATTACGGAGAACTTGCATTTGCTCTACAGGAGCAAAGTTCTTCCTACTTTCTATATGTGAACGGCAAACTTATAGCTTCCTGTGGAGAAGTTGAATTTCCTTCTCATTCCGATATCACCATCTTCGAAGTAAAACCTGCTTGGTGTAATCAGCTTGTGAAGTTCACCCCTGACGGAGATGACTTGAAGATAGATATGCAGATCGCGAACAAAGACCATAGGCTGGGAGGTTTTTGGGCTCCAATCCGATTCGGGACTTCTTCCAGTCTGGAAAAGACCTGGAATGCGGAAAGATTTTTGGATCTGTTTTTGGCGGGAGGACTTTTCTGTATCGGACTGCTGCATCTTATATATGCTGTGGTCAGAAGAGGGGAATCCGCCTCCATATATTTCGGCACATTTTGTGTGATCATGGCGGCGAGAGGTCTTTTTTCAGGAACAAGGATCATTTCAGAATATATTGATTTTCTAAAATACCAACACTATGTCAGAATAGAATACGTTACATTCTACCTTGCAATTCCTGTCTTTTTAAGTTATATACTTTCCGTCTTTCCCAGAGAATTAAAACGGATCCTCGTGGATCTAGTTTGGTGGATTGCAATCGGAGCTTGTCTTGTAGTTCTTGTATTCCCGGTCAGAATATTCACATTTACGATTACTATCTATTATTTGGTGGCGTTCCTTGCGGGAACACTTGGATTATTCTCCCTTACTAAGGCGGCTTTAAGAAGAAGAAAAGGTGCACTCATTATCCTTGCCGGATTCGTATTCGTGTATGCCGCTATGATCCATGATATATTATACGCGACGTTCTATCTGGACACCGGATATTTTACGAATATAGGTGCATTCGTATTTATAGTGGCTCAGTCCGTATTCTTATCTATTAGAAGTTCTGAAAGTTTGGACAGACTTTTGGATCTTTCACGAAATTTGGAAAGAAGGGTGGAAGAAAGGACCAAACAACTCAGGAATGCACTTCGTCTCATCCAAAACGATCTGAATGTTGCTAGAGAGGTCCAAAAGGGACTCTTAAATTTAGAAGAGGTAACTGAAAAGAAGATTGGAAAGATCAAATTCGGTATCTTGCATAAACCTTTGGCGGAAGTAGGCGGAGATCTCTACGATATCGCTGAACTTCCAGACGGAAAGATCCGCATCTTCTTAGCAGATGCAACAGGTCACGGAATACAAGCGGCACTCATCACGATCCTGATCCGAAGTGTATATGAGGATTTTAGATTAAAAGAAGAAAGTCCCGGAAAATTGCTCTCTGCGATAGGCTCCCAGTTTCATGGTAAGTACGGAAATGTGTCCACATTCTTCTCCGCGTCCATTTTGGAAATTTCTCCTGACGGGAAAAAACTCACTCTTTCTTTGGCAGGATCTCCTCCCGTCTTAGTTAAGAACGAAGACGAAGAACATATAATTGAATGTGAAAACCCGTTAGTGGGTCTTTTGGAAAATTTTCATTTCGAAGATAAGGAGATCATACTTACTCCAGGGTTTAGAATACTTTGTTTTACGGACGGACTTACTGAATCTTCCAGGTTACCTGGAGATTTTTACGGAATAGAAAGAGTATTGGCCTCTGTCCGAACTGGAGACTCTCAAAATTTAGAAGAATTATTAAACAGCATCCAAGAGGATCTATTCAGATTTTTAGGAAGTTCGGAACCCAAAGACGATATACTAGTCTTGGGAATAGAAGGTCAACGTTCCTAA
- a CDS encoding MMPL family transporter yields MRKFLSKATELVLTKPAASSAILFIFLVISGFLATRLSINSDNLQLLPSDNPSVVQTKRVIEMIGGSGFYTVALKFKDDKGMTEHLTKAFQAKRNGDPETQKKELELADEAKRKNIAYYKAREIALKRASDKLATEALKDKELVRYVSYRYNVSFLQDRLPLFLKTEDLKEVRKRVKRKIDDEIEKANPFFIKLTNEEYNPDFTDIISKYQKLAKRDIFDEYNISPEKGMLIVLIKPTGSFVDIEFLEKIDKKVQGLVKTLKLEEDGIYAGYTGAYKLNQDDYETLIKALKPIGIASFLGIGLLLLLFFRNPLFIVILLFSLLSGLLMTFGLTGLVIGQLNSITSIIGSILMGLGIDYGIQFLYRFREEFTKKQDIVRAIKDTIYHTGIASFSSALTTTSAFVVLSFSEFRGFSEFGIIATYGIVMIAIAMYGVTALQIALLLKWFPSLSKAFILNEDQQTPSSLLRKFYSKPGILSVIVLVLVLLFGVFAPKVQFDVNGRNLLVENLESVNLYDEIADRFDISSDPQAIVVKSLEESEAVFDYLNPVPESIAGSVDQVVSLWNFVPPYSQQLENRKVLDQLAKDMKPIKASFLKPEQRKYLPKAKLFLSVKPYDYTAVPDYFSSQFKEVASSKEKGHLLFLYPKVALWHGGKLLEFFAAIGRLEVPKISRRTLNTILYSTGTQKESEIDPVKEKYSAVESKTLLNALNTYSKEKFLSIKILPGTVDTIIEHRPYKDIAQARSYTFQTDTAGSLMLFAQLIMIVKREGVAAFFITLVLVIIVLILFYRAFLPALLSLIPLLLGILVTVGVMSIIDLKLNFMNVLVFPVIIGYGIQNGIYIYYRFREDHDIVKAMAMVGPAVIASTLTTLVGWSALLLADQRGLHSIGKVATIGIGACLLIALTLLPAILELAYRSRKQEESEAIPLGLGPDEEGPETNSEFVMEEPSTKPKAKKAAKKKVAPKKKTGKKK; encoded by the coding sequence ATGAGAAAATTTCTTTCTAAAGCGACCGAGTTGGTGTTAACCAAACCGGCCGCTTCTTCCGCAATCCTATTTATTTTTCTGGTGATCTCAGGCTTTTTAGCCACCAGACTTTCCATTAACAGCGATAACCTACAACTTCTTCCTTCCGATAACCCTTCTGTTGTCCAAACAAAACGTGTGATCGAAATGATCGGCGGAAGCGGATTTTATACTGTTGCTCTCAAGTTCAAAGACGACAAAGGAATGACGGAACATCTTACCAAGGCATTCCAAGCCAAACGTAACGGTGATCCTGAGACCCAAAAGAAAGAATTGGAATTAGCTGACGAGGCCAAACGTAAGAACATCGCTTATTATAAAGCCAGAGAGATCGCACTTAAAAGGGCCTCCGATAAACTGGCTACGGAAGCTTTAAAAGACAAAGAATTAGTACGTTATGTTTCTTATAGATATAATGTTTCCTTTTTACAAGACAGGCTTCCTTTATTCTTAAAAACGGAAGACTTAAAAGAAGTCCGAAAAAGAGTAAAACGTAAGATCGATGACGAAATAGAAAAAGCGAACCCATTCTTCATCAAACTTACGAACGAAGAATACAATCCCGACTTCACTGATATCATCTCCAAATACCAAAAACTCGCCAAAAGAGATATATTCGACGAATATAATATTTCTCCCGAAAAAGGAATGTTGATCGTTTTGATCAAACCGACAGGTTCCTTTGTAGACATCGAGTTCTTGGAAAAAATAGACAAGAAAGTCCAAGGTTTAGTAAAAACCTTAAAATTGGAAGAAGACGGAATTTACGCTGGTTATACCGGGGCCTATAAACTCAATCAAGACGATTATGAAACCTTAATTAAGGCATTAAAACCTATCGGGATCGCTTCTTTCTTGGGAATAGGACTTCTACTTTTATTATTTTTCCGTAATCCACTTTTCATTGTTATTCTACTATTCTCCCTACTCAGCGGACTACTCATGACCTTCGGGTTAACCGGACTCGTCATAGGACAATTGAATAGTATCACAAGTATCATCGGCTCCATTCTTATGGGACTCGGGATAGACTATGGGATCCAATTTTTATATAGATTTAGAGAAGAATTTACTAAAAAACAAGATATCGTAAGAGCGATCAAAGACACGATCTATCATACAGGGATCGCTTCATTTAGCTCTGCGTTAACTACCACTTCCGCATTCGTTGTTCTTTCCTTCTCGGAATTTAGAGGATTTAGCGAGTTCGGCATTATTGCAACATACGGGATCGTTATGATCGCAATTGCAATGTATGGTGTGACCGCTTTACAGATTGCTCTACTTTTAAAATGGTTCCCCTCCCTTTCCAAAGCCTTTATCCTAAATGAAGACCAACAAACTCCTTCGAGTTTATTAAGAAAATTTTATTCTAAACCTGGAATTCTATCCGTAATCGTTTTAGTCCTCGTTTTACTTTTCGGAGTTTTCGCTCCAAAAGTCCAATTCGACGTAAATGGAAGAAACCTTTTAGTAGAAAATTTAGAATCCGTAAACTTATACGATGAGATCGCGGACCGTTTCGATATTTCTTCCGATCCTCAAGCGATCGTAGTAAAAAGTCTGGAAGAATCGGAAGCTGTATTCGATTATTTGAATCCGGTTCCGGAATCAATCGCAGGTTCGGTAGATCAGGTAGTTTCTCTCTGGAACTTTGTTCCACCTTATTCTCAACAATTAGAAAACCGTAAAGTTCTAGATCAGCTCGCGAAGGATATGAAACCTATAAAGGCTTCCTTCTTAAAACCGGAACAAAGAAAATATTTGCCTAAGGCAAAGTTATTCTTATCCGTTAAACCTTACGATTACACCGCTGTTCCGGATTATTTTTCCTCTCAGTTCAAGGAAGTTGCAAGTTCCAAAGAAAAAGGACATCTGTTATTCCTATATCCTAAGGTTGCCTTATGGCATGGTGGAAAATTATTAGAATTTTTCGCCGCAATAGGAAGATTGGAAGTTCCTAAAATTTCCAGAAGGACCTTAAATACGATCTTATACTCCACGGGAACTCAAAAAGAATCTGAAATTGATCCTGTTAAAGAGAAGTATTCTGCTGTGGAAAGTAAAACTTTATTAAACGCGCTGAACACATACTCTAAGGAAAAATTTCTCTCCATAAAGATCCTACCTGGAACGGTAGATACGATCATTGAGCATAGACCTTATAAGGATATTGCCCAGGCCAGATCATATACTTTCCAAACGGATACGGCGGGAAGTTTGATGTTGTTTGCTCAGCTTATCATGATCGTAAAAAGAGAAGGAGTAGCCGCATTCTTTATCACCTTGGTATTAGTGATTATAGTTCTGATACTATTTTATAGGGCATTCTTACCTGCATTACTTTCATTGATCCCTCTCTTGTTAGGGATCTTAGTCACAGTAGGAGTGATGTCCATCATCGATCTTAAATTAAATTTTATGAATGTTCTGGTATTCCCGGTCATCATAGGATACGGAATTCAGAATGGGATCTATATCTATTATAGATTCAGAGAAGATCATGATATAGTAAAGGCAATGGCAATGGTCGGACCGGCGGTGATCGCATCCACATTGACCACACTCGTAGGATGGAGCGCATTACTTCTCGCAGATCAAAGAGGCCTACATTCCATCGGAAAAGTGGCAACCATCGGAATTGGCGCTTGTTTACTTATCGCACTCACTCTGCTTCCTGCGATTTTAGAATTAGCGTATAGAAGCCGCAAACAAGAAGAGTCTGAAGCAATTCCGTTGGGCTTAGGACCAGACGAAGAAGGTCCCGAAACAAATTCTGAATTTGTAATGGAGGAACCTTCCACTAAGCCTAAGGCCAAAAAAGCGGCTAAGAAAAAAGTAGCTCCTAAAAAGAAAACCGGAAAGAAAAAATGA
- a CDS encoding ABC transporter substrate-binding protein, with translation MKLFQILLFCLLSSGFLFAQDPQTTNEPQNTSPEVSPEEQTLSAVKKLIGFIRYKKNDKALALVHVGKFSEKLIGDHKISAAERKEFEDAISEYIVNKAFPIALKYFDKIDITYDKPSMNGKQARIGSSILYKGSDQIKFAWILSESEGAWYISDFETEGKLATEINRTKNIEPSIKKNGIKGTISLIQKAAKN, from the coding sequence GTGAAACTATTTCAAATTTTATTGTTCTGTTTACTTTCCTCGGGTTTTCTTTTTGCCCAGGATCCCCAAACTACGAATGAACCCCAAAACACTTCTCCGGAAGTTTCGCCTGAAGAGCAGACGTTATCCGCCGTTAAAAAATTGATCGGCTTTATCCGTTATAAAAAGAACGATAAGGCATTGGCTTTGGTCCATGTAGGAAAATTCTCCGAAAAACTCATCGGTGATCATAAAATTTCCGCCGCAGAAAGAAAGGAATTCGAGGACGCGATCTCCGAATATATCGTGAACAAAGCGTTCCCAATCGCATTAAAATATTTTGATAAGATCGATATCACTTACGACAAACCTTCCATGAATGGTAAACAAGCAAGGATCGGCTCTTCGATCCTTTATAAAGGTTCCGATCAAATCAAATTCGCTTGGATACTTTCCGAATCGGAAGGCGCTTGGTACATTAGCGATTTCGAAACAGAAGGTAAACTCGCCACAGAGATCAACCGCACTAAAAATATAGAGCCGTCTATTAAGAAAAACGGAATCAAGGGGACCATTTCCCTAATACAAAAAGCAGCCAAGAACTGA
- a CDS encoding DUF445 family protein yields the protein MGLYGNKPYSKLQFFSNSLLVLFGSFLLWGLWQKWGLYIWGNIFIHGLEGGLVGAICDWFAVWKTYKAVESESEIIAEEIGRWVSSDLISEHKLKSYLDGILDDPENIQAIRELLDKHIKGEKEVREFLNLIWDKIEEDIVLYVSNFKFSGADKQILHELNSRKEILSTVRFLVGETLMKVSDHQDFGERVQRITKGLSFLAKPLIWLIDPQKRIKEFGEGLKEGKDFETEEEEVLFELYSIFSECVELYIGSWNELPVSRREEAVRALADFGREQLNRLISEVVLTHKEEISKLENLREYGPIRSFLQFLSSKTNESVSEYVGEQISKGLKLLEPKQFRENLELKTRRVLEKIRINGSLLGFLVGSAIGCIVLLFEGKLGL from the coding sequence ATGGGGCTGTACGGCAATAAACCGTACTCCAAACTTCAATTCTTTTCGAATTCACTTTTAGTGTTGTTCGGAAGTTTTCTTCTTTGGGGGCTCTGGCAAAAGTGGGGCCTTTATATTTGGGGAAATATTTTCATTCACGGTTTAGAAGGTGGACTCGTCGGAGCGATTTGTGATTGGTTTGCAGTATGGAAAACCTATAAGGCAGTAGAATCCGAAAGTGAGATTATCGCGGAAGAAATAGGTCGCTGGGTATCTTCCGACCTGATCAGCGAACATAAATTAAAATCCTACCTGGACGGCATCTTGGATGACCCTGAAAATATCCAAGCGATCCGAGAACTTTTAGACAAACATATAAAAGGAGAAAAAGAAGTCAGGGAATTCCTAAACCTGATCTGGGACAAAATAGAGGAAGATATCGTATTATATGTTTCTAATTTTAAATTCTCCGGTGCGGACAAACAGATCTTACATGAATTGAATAGTCGAAAGGAAATACTATCTACGGTTCGATTTTTAGTTGGAGAAACTTTGATGAAGGTTTCTGATCATCAGGACTTTGGAGAAAGGGTGCAAAGGATCACAAAGGGACTTTCTTTTCTCGCAAAACCTTTGATCTGGCTTATCGATCCACAAAAAAGGATCAAAGAGTTTGGAGAAGGTCTGAAAGAAGGAAAAGATTTTGAAACGGAAGAAGAAGAGGTACTATTCGAACTGTATTCTATATTCTCCGAATGTGTAGAATTATATATCGGTTCTTGGAACGAATTGCCAGTTTCTAGAAGAGAAGAGGCAGTTCGTGCCTTGGCGGATTTCGGTAGAGAACAATTGAATAGGCTGATCAGCGAAGTGGTCCTTACTCATAAGGAAGAAATTTCCAAATTGGAAAATCTGAGAGAATATGGGCCTATTCGCTCCTTCCTGCAATTTTTAAGTTCTAAAACGAACGAATCCGTTTCTGAATACGTAGGAGAACAGATCTCTAAGGGGCTGAAATTATTGGAACCCAAACAATTCAGAGAAAATTTAGAACTTAAGACCAGAAGAGTTCTGGAGAAGATCAGGATCAACGGAAGTTTATTAGGTTTTTTAGTTGGATCTGCGATAGGATGTATCGTCTTATTATTCGAAGGAAAATTAGGATTATAA
- a CDS encoding putative quinol monooxygenase: MIVTVSSYKILPERIQEFLEISSELSKESLKENGVLRFDLLQNDGDEGRFVIIEAYESESKRKSHLETPHFVNWRRTVPEMFSQGTTTVYYKPVSPKPEDWKK; encoded by the coding sequence ATGATCGTTACAGTCTCCTCTTACAAAATACTTCCGGAAAGGATCCAAGAATTTCTGGAAATCAGCAGTGAACTTTCCAAAGAATCTCTCAAAGAGAACGGTGTTCTTAGATTCGATCTGCTTCAAAACGATGGAGACGAAGGCAGATTTGTAATTATAGAAGCTTATGAAAGCGAATCCAAACGCAAGTCTCATTTGGAAACCCCTCATTTTGTGAATTGGAGAAGGACAGTGCCTGAGATGTTCTCACAAGGAACTACTACTGTTTATTATAAACCTGTATCACCAAAGCCGGAAGATTGGAAAAAGTAA
- a CDS encoding MXAN_6521/LA_1396 family lipoprotein — protein sequence MRSKLILLFLISISFANCAVKQIKIAPNFESSLDRFKRLTVAIDSSSKVNQVEASLVKSMAEQELAHHKEFIVYPDPSSKNQNCKSPVGKSQGVLTLKLEEILNGTTPSFLVWLSPATFGPSSNGIKISIQAQIQKCDTKEILWEGNASSSYFMGGDEEATLRTSYENKFGKSVGPKVLPYYDILKSLLDKITSPVLNESEQDEKIEVESGS from the coding sequence ATGAGATCTAAACTAATACTTCTATTTTTAATTTCTATATCCTTTGCAAATTGTGCGGTAAAACAAATCAAGATCGCGCCGAATTTTGAATCATCTCTAGACAGATTCAAAAGACTAACTGTTGCGATCGATTCCAGTTCTAAAGTAAATCAAGTAGAAGCCTCCCTAGTAAAATCTATGGCCGAACAAGAATTGGCCCACCATAAGGAATTTATCGTTTATCCGGATCCTTCCAGCAAAAACCAAAACTGTAAATCCCCGGTAGGAAAATCCCAAGGAGTTCTTACACTTAAATTAGAGGAGATCTTGAACGGGACCACACCTTCTTTTCTAGTTTGGTTGAGTCCCGCAACATTCGGGCCTTCTTCCAATGGGATCAAAATTTCTATCCAAGCTCAGATCCAAAAATGTGATACAAAAGAAATTCTTTGGGAAGGAAATGCTTCTTCTTCTTACTTCATGGGAGGAGATGAAGAAGCCACACTAAGGACCAGCTACGAGAATAAGTTCGGAAAATCAGTCGGACCCAAGGTGCTTCCATATTACGATATTCTAAAGTCTCTTTTAGATAAAATTACAAGTCCTGTCTTAAACGAATCGGAACAAGACGAGAAGATAGAAGTAGAATCCGGCTCCTGA
- a CDS encoding NAD(P)H-dependent flavin oxidoreductase, with protein sequence MKIKTPVTEMLGIDLPIIGAPMFLVSYPDLVVAVSEAGGLGTFPSQNYRTLEELRRGLEDIRSRTKKPIGVNLILHKAHNPNWAKHLEILLEFKVELIITSLGSPRSIINEAKSVGTKVFCDVTTLRHANLVAKSGADALVAVAQGAGGHAGNISPFSLFPYLKKEIGLPVLAAGAISGGAQMAAAMSLGADAVYIGTRLIATKEAAASQEYKEMIVESAPEEIVYTEKISGIPANWLKRSVERAGDNFHNEGSGDIDQEFKRWRDIWSAGHGVAQIDSIIPAGDVVRGMAAEYVDIINKLPRPV encoded by the coding sequence ATGAAAATAAAAACTCCCGTAACGGAGATGCTTGGAATCGATCTGCCCATCATCGGGGCTCCCATGTTTCTCGTTTCATATCCTGATCTAGTTGTCGCAGTCTCCGAAGCCGGTGGGCTTGGAACATTCCCCTCTCAAAACTACAGGACCTTAGAGGAATTGAGAAGAGGTTTGGAAGATATCAGATCTCGGACCAAAAAGCCGATCGGTGTTAACTTAATTTTACATAAGGCTCATAACCCGAACTGGGCAAAACACTTAGAAATACTTTTAGAATTCAAAGTAGAATTGATCATCACTAGTTTAGGAAGTCCTCGTTCCATTATCAATGAGGCAAAATCGGTAGGCACAAAAGTTTTCTGCGACGTAACTACATTAAGACATGCGAATTTAGTTGCTAAGTCCGGAGCGGACGCTCTTGTTGCGGTTGCCCAAGGTGCGGGAGGACATGCTGGAAATATTTCTCCTTTCAGCCTTTTCCCTTATCTGAAAAAAGAGATCGGTCTTCCTGTTCTTGCGGCCGGGGCGATCAGTGGTGGAGCACAAATGGCAGCTGCAATGTCATTAGGCGCTGATGCTGTTTATATCGGAACAAGACTAATCGCCACTAAGGAAGCTGCTGCTTCTCAAGAGTATAAGGAGATGATCGTTGAGTCTGCACCGGAAGAGATCGTTTATACTGAAAAAATTTCTGGGATCCCTGCAAACTGGCTAAAACGTTCCGTAGAAAGAGCGGGAGATAATTTTCACAATGAAGGCAGTGGGGATATAGACCAGGAATTCAAACGTTGGAGAGATATTTGGTCAGCCGGTCACGGAGTGGCTCAGATTGATTCTATCATCCCTGCGGGAGATGTCGTAAGGGGAATGGCTGCAGAATATGTGGATATCATAAATAAGCTGCCAAGACCAGTTTAA
- a CDS encoding S1C family serine protease produces MVLLTNTSADFISSLGNNSHPNNHSEPSEAEILDAYSKSVINAVDSVGPSVVHLQVTNKKGEGGSGSGFFLTPDGFIATNSHVVDGAVKIKANLSDGSSKEAELVGNDPHTDVAVLKVHGGLFPHSSFTDSKKLKVGQLVVAIGNPYGFESTVTAGVVSALGRTLRSRNGRLIDNVIQTDAALNPGNSGGPLVDFQGRVVGINTAIILPAQGICFAVASNTAEYVITRLITNGAVKRGYLGIAGQNQKIPTLTKTLNKIGSESGILVLSLETGSPADLAGIRNGDLIINLDDQEIHTIDDLHKILDETSIGRKLGIRLLRDGSIRSFFIEPGELK; encoded by the coding sequence ATGGTACTACTTACAAATACAAGCGCGGATTTTATTTCTTCATTAGGGAATAACTCTCATCCTAATAATCATTCTGAACCGAGCGAGGCGGAAATTTTAGACGCCTATTCCAAATCTGTGATAAACGCAGTGGACTCTGTCGGTCCAAGTGTAGTTCATCTGCAAGTCACAAACAAAAAAGGAGAAGGAGGAAGCGGTTCCGGATTTTTTCTCACTCCAGACGGATTCATCGCAACTAATAGCCATGTGGTGGATGGTGCAGTTAAAATTAAGGCAAATCTCTCAGACGGTTCTAGTAAAGAAGCGGAACTAGTAGGAAACGATCCACATACGGATGTTGCCGTCTTAAAAGTTCACGGAGGATTATTTCCTCATTCCAGCTTTACGGACTCCAAAAAACTGAAAGTGGGACAGCTAGTGGTCGCGATCGGAAATCCTTACGGTTTCGAATCCACAGTCACTGCAGGAGTAGTTAGTGCGCTCGGAAGAACATTAAGATCTCGTAATGGACGTCTCATAGACAATGTGATCCAAACGGACGCTGCCTTAAATCCGGGGAATTCGGGAGGTCCGCTTGTAGATTTCCAAGGGAGAGTTGTAGGAATTAATACTGCGATCATTCTTCCTGCACAAGGCATCTGTTTTGCAGTCGCCTCAAATACTGCAGAATATGTGATTACTCGTTTAATTACAAATGGCGCTGTCAAAAGAGGATATTTAGGGATCGCTGGCCAAAACCAAAAGATCCCAACACTTACCAAAACGCTAAATAAGATAGGCTCAGAATCCGGGATCTTGGTTTTATCTTTGGAAACCGGTTCACCGGCGGACCTTGCGGGAATAAGAAACGGAGATTTAATCATCAACCTGGATGATCAAGAGATCCATACGATCGACGATCTTCATAAGATCTTAGATGAGACTTCGATAGGAAGAAAATTAGGAATTCGTTTATTAAGAGATGGGTCGATCAGAAGTTTTTTCATCGAACCCGGGGAATTAAAATAA
- a CDS encoding pirin family protein produces MEAVVHKANTRGRVDFGWLKSNHTFSFGSYMNPERIRFGSLRVLNDDIVAPGRGFDPHPHQDMEIISIPIEGAIEHKDSIGTSGVITSGEVQVMSAGTGIVHSEYNHSETDLVNFLQIWVIPDKRGAQPRYDQKKFLPEDRKNRFQVVVSPKESAEGLWINQNAWFSLGNAEAGKELQYESRNKNGGVYAFLISGKVNINGTELSPRDGAGFPRTDLLKVNALEDSELLLMDVPEIQ; encoded by the coding sequence ATGGAAGCGGTAGTTCATAAGGCAAATACGAGAGGAAGAGTGGATTTCGGTTGGTTGAAATCGAACCATACATTTTCTTTCGGAAGCTATATGAATCCGGAAAGGATCAGATTCGGTTCTTTGCGTGTATTGAACGACGATATCGTTGCTCCGGGCAGAGGTTTCGATCCGCATCCTCACCAAGATATGGAAATCATCTCTATACCGATCGAAGGTGCCATAGAACATAAGGACAGTATCGGAACTTCAGGAGTGATCACATCCGGAGAAGTCCAGGTAATGTCAGCAGGAACTGGAATCGTTCATTCGGAGTACAATCATTCCGAAACGGATCTAGTGAACTTCTTACAGATTTGGGTGATACCTGATAAAAGGGGAGCCCAACCTAGATACGACCAGAAAAAATTCCTTCCGGAAGACCGGAAGAATAGGTTCCAAGTGGTTGTGTCTCCTAAAGAATCTGCGGAGGGTCTCTGGATCAATCAAAATGCATGGTTCTCTTTAGGGAATGCAGAAGCAGGAAAAGAACTACAGTATGAGTCCAGGAATAAGAACGGGGGAGTTTACGCTTTTCTAATATCAGGAAAAGTGAATATTAACGGGACAGAGCTCTCACCTCGAGATGGTGCGGGTTTTCCAAGAACGGACCTTCTTAAGGTTAACGCTTTAGAGGATTCTGAACTTCTTCTAATGGATGTTCCTGAGATCCAGTAA